A single Carnobacterium inhibens subsp. inhibens DSM 13024 DNA region contains:
- the ypfJ gene encoding KPN_02809 family neutral zinc metallopeptidase, protein MRWKDRRKSNHVEDRRGKSTGGKTLVGGGIGGVLILLAFTFLSGGNFGDFLNSVVSDPGGNTATGSYQETETESERADFVSVVLADTEDVWTDVFQEYGYEYQEPTLVLFSGSVQSACGVAGSSTGPFYCPGDANLYIDLSFYDELSQQFNAPGDFAMAYVVAHEVGHHVQTQLGLTEQLNILRNELSETEFNKYQVRFELQADYFAGVWANYAQGLGYLEEGDYEEAINAAGAVGDDRLQQQAQGYVVPESFTHGTSEQRMYWFEHGFESGNLEDGDTFDGNAKFKLP, encoded by the coding sequence ATGCGTTGGAAAGATAGAAGAAAAAGTAATCATGTAGAAGATCGCAGAGGAAAAAGTACTGGTGGTAAGACGTTAGTTGGGGGTGGAATAGGCGGGGTCCTTATTCTGTTGGCGTTCACTTTTTTAAGTGGCGGAAATTTTGGTGATTTTTTAAACTCCGTTGTATCAGATCCTGGTGGAAATACAGCGACTGGTTCCTATCAAGAAACCGAAACAGAATCTGAGCGAGCTGATTTTGTTTCGGTAGTCCTAGCAGATACAGAAGATGTTTGGACGGATGTTTTTCAAGAGTATGGATATGAGTATCAAGAACCAACTTTAGTGCTTTTTTCTGGATCAGTTCAGTCAGCATGTGGTGTCGCAGGTTCTTCAACAGGTCCGTTTTATTGTCCAGGAGATGCTAATTTGTATATTGATTTAAGCTTTTATGATGAATTAAGCCAACAGTTCAATGCTCCAGGAGATTTTGCAATGGCGTATGTCGTTGCTCATGAAGTAGGTCATCATGTTCAAACTCAGTTAGGACTGACAGAGCAACTAAATATCTTACGGAACGAGCTGAGTGAAACAGAATTTAATAAATACCAAGTTCGTTTTGAGCTACAAGCAGATTATTTTGCAGGTGTTTGGGCAAACTATGCTCAAGGGTTAGGCTACTTAGAAGAAGGAGACTACGAAGAAGCTATCAATGCTGCAGGTGCAGTAGGAGATGATCGTCTTCAACAACAAGCACAAGGATACGTTGTTCCTGAAAGTTTTACTCATGGTACTTCTGAGCAAAGAATGTATTGGTTTGAACACGGATTTGAATCTGGTAATTTAGAAGATGGAGATACATTTGACGGGAATGCTAAATTTAAACTTCCATAA
- a CDS encoding GTPase: MKNLDKNFNMVQDILNKTEEELKKMNPVNIMVVGKTGVGKSTLINNLFRENLALTGIGRPITKHLRRISKEGVPLVLYDTRGLELSLEVQKEIKSEIFDTIKENKKLGIQGEIHLAYYCINANSSRIEPTELELIRELSEKLPVVIVLTQSIGEPAATFKTYIENLNLPIYGVVSLMAENFKLTEEMSIPAFGLKELLELSFEIIPEEAKKAFNNAQQVDIARKANSARSWATRYIATSFGVGFLPIPFSDASVLVPMQVTLLAHITAIFGISMDKATIASLVAAIGGTGGATFAGRYIVSNVIKLIPGAGTVVGGLISGTTASIITTALSMSYIEVLAIIAAGEKDGKYPDLKNIEQLMKAKFQERLKKGAKISKNLDLTTDLPKETNELKKQSKKDQLMSNFKKLTQRKKSNK, translated from the coding sequence ATGAAAAATTTAGATAAGAACTTTAATATGGTACAAGACATCTTAAATAAAACAGAAGAAGAATTAAAAAAAATGAACCCAGTCAATATCATGGTAGTAGGAAAGACAGGGGTAGGCAAGAGTACCTTGATCAATAATTTATTTAGAGAAAATCTTGCCTTAACCGGTATCGGAAGACCGATTACGAAACACTTAAGGCGTATTTCTAAAGAAGGAGTCCCATTAGTGTTATATGATACTAGAGGACTGGAATTAAGTCTTGAAGTACAAAAAGAAATCAAAAGTGAGATTTTTGACACGATCAAAGAAAATAAAAAACTAGGTATTCAAGGAGAAATACACCTTGCTTACTACTGTATTAATGCAAATTCTTCACGAATAGAGCCAACAGAACTTGAACTCATAAGAGAATTGAGTGAAAAACTTCCAGTTGTGATCGTTTTGACTCAATCAATTGGTGAACCGGCAGCAACATTTAAAACATATATTGAAAACCTTAATTTACCGATTTATGGTGTAGTATCTCTTATGGCTGAAAATTTCAAATTAACGGAAGAAATGTCGATTCCAGCGTTTGGATTAAAAGAATTACTTGAATTAAGTTTTGAAATCATACCTGAAGAAGCAAAAAAGGCTTTTAACAATGCCCAACAAGTAGATATTGCACGAAAAGCGAACTCTGCTCGCAGTTGGGCGACAAGGTATATCGCTACTTCATTTGGAGTAGGATTTTTACCGATCCCTTTTTCTGACGCATCCGTTCTTGTGCCCATGCAGGTAACGTTATTGGCTCATATTACGGCTATTTTTGGTATTTCAATGGACAAAGCCACTATTGCAAGTCTTGTAGCAGCAATAGGAGGGACTGGGGGAGCTACTTTTGCGGGAAGGTACATCGTTTCAAATGTGATAAAATTGATTCCTGGAGCAGGTACAGTTGTTGGAGGTCTCATTAGCGGTACAACAGCTTCAATCATCACAACGGCGCTTTCTATGAGCTATATTGAAGTGTTAGCAATCATAGCAGCCGGAGAAAAAGATGGAAAATACCCCGATTTAAAAAACATTGAACAGTTAATGAAAGCAAAATTTCAAGAACGTCTTAAAAAAGGCGCTAAAATCAGTAAAAACCTTGATTTAACAACAGATTTACCTAAAGAAACAAATGAATTAAAAAAACAATCTAAAAAAGATCAACTTATGAGTAATTTCAAAAAGTTAACCCAACGAAAAAAATCAAATAAATAA